TGGGCTTCCAGGGGCGGCAGGAGGTCAAACCCCCTTGCCATTTTTAACACTCGCAAAATCACACATGCGCTTACGGCGGATGCAGAAATGTTGCAGAAATTGGTcgattttcaacaatttcacacACTTCATTCTTCGGCGTAAGTGTGCAGCACGGTACGGCCCTCCgggtccccccccccccccccacgccGCTGTGTGTGGCTACCATTTTGTGGTTTTcgtttcaattaattattttagaaCCACTACGGTGGCCCACCGTTCCGTCTCAGTATGGCATCAACACACACCCCTCCCTTTAAGGGGTTGCACTGCCTTACAGGGAGTGCTTACGGTACTGACCGTGTGCCGCACAGTCCACATTACCGATGGCACTGTACGGACAAGGTGTGCATGTGTCCGGTGGTCGGTTGAAGTTGACGTGAAAGTGAGACTTTCCCCACCGTGCCCGATGCACCGCAGCTGCGTAAGCCGTAAGCCAGAACAGATGCCCGGTAGGGACTAACATGTGCAAGCAATCACACCTCACAGAGCATCTTTGCGTCTAGAAGACCTTTAACTAGATCTCATTACCGTGTCTAGATGTGGGGAGCTGAGTATTCCTTTGCCTTAAAACACCCATCAACGCTATCATCATTATCTCATCGGCAGTAGGCAAAGGGATCGAAGCGTGATCGAAGCAAAGGCATAGCTCCACTTCTTCCCTTTCCGAACAATTCTTCCCCGCTGCGGCCACACACGCAAATACCATCATATGTTTGGCCACCGTCGTATCTCGGTTTGCCGGAAAACTGCCGGGGAAGTTTTCTCACAGTTTTAGCCAAAGCGCTCGCCGTGAACTTCCCATGGGTAGCATTTTATTGTTATCTTATCTCGGAAAGCATTACAATTGGAACTTTTCCTTGGTGTAAGGCGTACGGTTGGGGCTGtggggtttgtgtgtgagtgtgtgtgttctggTTGGGCAGAGTTGGTCCCTACGGGGTGTCTTAAGGTAGCTCAAGAAATGGCTACTAACGATGGTTATCGCTGTTGTCACTATTAGGGTGTCGTTTATATTTGAATTTTCCTCTAGATACTGATGTCCAGGgtaagtttttaaaatttccatttcacagAACTCTTTACAATACCCCATCTAGGTGAGTTCGACCATTTTGGGGggcgggaaaagaaaactctaaATGGGCAACCCTTAACGCTCCCCCCCCACTAAACAAACCCCCAGGACTACGGGGTAATGGAAAGCAATCAAACGATAAAACCCATTAAGTGGGATCCCGCTGGGAcgaaaaagtgtgtgtgtgtgttttttttgttttggggttcAATTTTCGCACAATTCACCACCGgaacaaacaaatcgaaccAAACGGCCGCCCTTTTGCATGCGAAATTAGGCAATTATTTATGCACCTAATTCCAATTGTAAGTGTCAATAGTCGCGTGTGTTGCACAAAAAACGACACCCCCttctccccctccccttcccctccccccGCTCTTCCCACACATAGGTTCGAACTAAAGCGCGTATCCATTAGCGTGTCTTTGCGCGTGGTGTCCGTGATTCGTGATCATGAATTTTGATCGAATTTGCCGGTAACGGTTGGAGTACATGGCTGAGAACCGCACCATGTGCAGACAAATCCCACCACCTTAGAGCAAACCCCCCGGCGGGAGGGACAACGGAGacctttttccacctttttcgCAATATTTTTTGTACCATTCGGGGGCTAATAGCCAACGAGCGTTTCGGTTTGATCTCGCGGTTCTTCCACTGTTGTATCACGATACCACGAGACGCTATCGGTTGCTCTTCAACCCATGCACGGTGGGACGGCGCAAATGGATAGCAATAAAAGTATTGTTTATTGGAAGGAATTGCACTAGGCCGCCCGTTATAGACTCATCCCGGCGCATGCCGTTGCATAAATGGGGCTCAATCAAATGGGGAATGGGATTGCAATCGAATGTCTACAGATATTTCAATCAAATGGTTTGTTCTGCGCGGGGCTGATGGCTATTCATGATTTACCAAGAATTCCTTGAGTCTCTTCCATGTTACACTTTCATGAACAAGATGGGaaacaaatgatggttttattgGTCACAAATCTTACAAGGCTTAGAGCGGACGATAAaactttgttttcttcacgaTAAAGACGATAAAGCAAAAATGGTTTCCCTGAAATGTCCTTTCCCAATACAACCACCAATCCAGCTTGTTCTAAAGCACAGACCAAACAAAAGCTTTCGTTCTAAAACCTGTTTGTTCTAAAAAGTTGACAGCAGCATGTACTAAATTTCGGATGAATGTtccatttgtgtttgtgtgtgtaaaagaaTGAATATATCCAACACTAGATCTACCGGATCGGTCATTCTGACTGAAACacttaattttaatcacaaGCGTTATATGCACTCTAGACTCCGTTACACACGCTGACCATTTTAGTGTAATAAATACAgctttttcaaaaatttcattgctagTTTTCTAGTGTTTATTTTGCCTGAAAAAATAGCAACCCCCTATGAAACTCAGTTTTTTCATCGCTCTCGGACACCATTTCGAATCCTCGCGATAGTACATAGTTCGTGATGTGATTTTCCAGCACACCGGAATTACCCCTCCACTGCAGTCCTTCGTACAGTGGGTAACTTTGTTCGGCGCCTCGtttcaagcgacgaacctgatCTCGATACTTGCTCCAGCTTTGTAGTTCCAGTATCAACAATTTGGTTTTGCCGCACAAGTAATCCAATACGCGGCGCAGTCCTTCATCTCCACCGTTCAGGTGAATGTACATAAGCACGGAAAAGCAGCAGATTACATCGAATTGATCAATCGATGCGCTCACCATATATCGTTCGATTGGATCATCGTTGGGAGGCATTTCTTGGCAAGCAATGTTCAACAGGTTCCCGCTTATGAACTCGATATCCGGAAAGGCAGCACTAGCTCGGTGGCACAGCTCGTCATCGATGTCGACGCCAACGGCACGGACCGGCACTCCACCGCTCACCTGTTCCAGTATGTCACGTACCTTTGCCGTAAACTCGCCGGAGTTACAGCCAAAATCGGCCATCTGCACTAAGCTGACGCGATCGCGCTTCAGCTGTAGCTTGTTCCCATTCCAAAGTGTTTGCAGGTGTTGTCGCAGTATGTTTGATCTGGTGTCCTCGGCACGAAACCGGTAGTAGTGGTGATAGTTGCCATGTTTCAATTGTGTCTCACCCATCTTGAAGATGTGTGTATCCTGCACGCCTACACAACCGGGGAAAGCCGACTAATCGACGTTTTGCGAATACTAACTGCATTAAAATGGAACTTAATGCACCGTGCGCACctgtagcagcagcaaggtttgttattgtttatacCGCAAGCGTAGTGATGGACAAAAAGTCTCTACACCCCTTCGGATAAAATTATCAGATTTCGAAATAATGAGATGATACTTATCGTATAATAATCAGGCATTTGACTACATTATTTGGCCagtatgaaaaaaatcaattgaacCTGCGCTGCTCacgaataaatcaaattttgcTGTCCTAatacacttttttgcactccACTGTATAAGCTGTCACAGCGTGCTGCACACGTGTGCTGTCAGCTGTATGTCATTTGTAAAATTCAAATCTTTGCAAAGCATGGTTACCAATGTCCGTTAAATatgcgagagaaaaaaaatgattcgcaCAACAAGCAAAATGGGAATTAATTTTATGAATTCCTAATTTCCTGAACATCGGACATCGGAACGCTCTATACTACATTAAACATCTTTGAAATGGCAGCAATTTCTCCTCATTCCTTCGGATCTGTCCATTTTTAGGAAGATCATCCATTTGCCATAGATATTGAGTTATTTTGCAGTACTCGTTTTGGCCACAGACACAGTACTGACCGTGAgtgtaagaaataaaataaaggcCATATTTAATCCATCATCAAGTGCGTAGTTTCCCGATCCAGTTACGCGATCTCTCGAGCCCCTGAAATGTTCttccaaataaaaacaactcacCCAAAAGCGCAACGTCGTGTGATTTACttttagatttatttatttttctttagaaATCATACAATCTATATCCTGTGTTATTACAGTAGAAATAAGGTATACTAACACggaatttataaataaataaatgcgtcgcaataataaataaaagttctGAATCTCTCGTATCACCCACAACATCTGCGGCACGGACGTAACCAAACACATCAGCAGCATGTACTAACGCTAGCTCACAACTCACATTTGCACTGCACTAAAGTATGATTAAatgaagagagagaaaaaagaacagatGAACCTAACCAGCTGAACTGAACCGCCGTTTCTTTGTAAGCGTTTAAAATGAGTTAACAGCAATCAACTTTAGCTAtaagtttcctttttgttcaaTGAGCGTGTGCTGTTGTGGCaagagacaaacaaaaatatcatcgATTAACAGGAATTATGTACTCCACACATCACAGGAAATACAGAAAAATTAAAGCTTCctaatcccaaaaaaaaacattctctgcatttttttggtttttgtattttttgttttgttttgtaattcgTTATATATTCAAtagcttccattttttttttgttctaatccgataattgttattatttttaagtgTTTCTTCTAAACCTTACTTCGATATAAACTAGAAGCTAATGGAATGTATGTATGTCGGTTCTGCTTTCTCTATACTTGTTATGGAAATCATACGAGAACAAGGAATATATGTATATACAAGTTACGCGATTAGACGATCCGTGTGTGTAGGGTGTGtagggtgtgtttgtttttgtcatgTTTCGCCAGCGACTAAAGAGAATGTGTCCCTTTCGTTTGCTCTATGTTGCATGCTGTTCGCCGAAATCTTCTAAATCAAATAAAGCCAACCAGAaagtgtgggtttttttgttgctgttgtctcAATTGCTCTTCGTAGCGCGCATGAGAGAGATCATCGATCGTGTGTTACTAATAAACCTGTCCCTAGATAATAGCTATGTTCTATCGCTTGTTAAAGAGTTGATGTCTCCTATGAACAACTCCCCGCAACATCCCTGGGCTCGCATGGCCAGCGAACGACAACTCACATTCGCGCTAGCTTCCtttcattaattaaaacgCCCATTCATTGAGCGAGCACTGAAACCAGTTCAATACTTCATTATTCGGTTATAATTATGTAatgtttctctgtttttttttttctttgcagttGTTATTTCGATTCGGCAAATAAACAACAGAACCTCTTAAACAAATATTGCTTTGCTAAAAGCAACTAATGTGTAAAAAATTGCCGCTACTTTAAACGCAATAAAAACTGATACAACCAGGTGAAACTATCTAACTGAACGTATATAACGTACTATTTTGCTTTAAATGTACAATAGaggaacagaaacaaaacggtaCAATCACATGGCCAACATAAGCGTGAACTGCTACGATCAAATGAACCCTTATCATGAACactgaaaaacacacaaaaccctcATTGCTCGGATAATGACTTCCATTCGACATCGGTTCCGGTACCGATCAACCTTCGCATTATGCAACAAGATTTTAAGTTTTGTGCGGTGATTTCTTCATCGTTGCCAAATGATTCCCCGAactaaaaaaagcaaacaaactcaCATATCTAATGGACTTGCTcgcatagaaaaaaaagccttcgTTCGTTACGACATGCATGCTGCTCGCATCATGCTCacaatatgtttgttttttgttttgtttaagctAGCCCAGCTTTCGTTTGACCGCGAACATTGAGTCGTGCACAATGTACTATaagttagtgtgtgtgtgtgtgtttctgtgtttcCCTCGACACCTGCCGACATAACACATTCAATCGAAAATCATTAATATCAACTATTTGCGTTACTGCCTTTACCGTTTCCTACAACAAATCTCATTCATTGTGGCTAAGAGCGTGGCTAGATTTGCTGCGCCTTTTGTCGGTCCTTCGCTCCGAtgcgcttgttttgtttttttccttaaccGGGCGCAAACGCAGAATGTAGTATTTAGAATCCCGAgacctgttgctgctgcaattAGTATAATTTGGAATTTGTtaattcgttttctttttgttttttgctagtTTAGAATGAATGGTGTTTGCCTCGGCGACAGTATCGATCACCACACCACACCGAGGatagtgggtgtgtgtgtgtgagttccGCCACCGGCAAACCACCCCCAATAATCGTATTCGgtctggttgtttgtttttcctttctgcttttgttcttgttgctcTAATTTTCTACTACTGCTTCGCCACACAGTACTAGCGGCGTTATCCACTTTCCCGGTTTACACTCTCGACAACGATGTGTCACTACTATGCTACTTGATTATTTTCTTACTTATGTATAATCTCTTAACATTATACTGCTTGTTgcttcgcttttctttttctcgccCATCTTGTATCGTTCGCTATCTTGCttatatgtttgttttctgtttgtttgctgttgttgcaccGTTGCTTCCATCTCggttattaatttgttttgcatgttttttgtttgttttgtgtttgcatttcttACTCTTCCATTGCCTGCCATTCATCTGAGTGGGTGAATATTTGTTCGGGTAGAAgaacattaaatattaattacgtGGTTACTATTTCTCATGTTCTCAtgctcaattttttttttgttatcgcTTCACTATGTgcagaaaattgttttttttttgggttttatcGTTTacaaatggtttttttgttccattttaaGTTTTGTCTTGTGAaatgggtgattttttttagtaatcaGTAAAGGTGTGAGCGTGCGTTCTATACGTGTTCtgaaaaaacctttttttgttgtattttcttgtgtgtgtgttttgtgtggttttatcGCAAATCTTGACCTGATGATGAACGGGGATCATCATATGCTCATTCCGTCGTTCCAGCCGATTCGATCCGCTCCATATAATGTCGGTTATGTCGTTTGCTTGCTTAGCAATAATGTTCATGGCTTGCTAGGAATGGTAGTACGGTACCGTAAGGGTAGTGACGATCTACCTTTCCTGTTTCCTTTTGCGCTCTGTATAGCACATAAACTCTCAACGGAAATCTCTTATTAGCCGCCCGGTGTCCGGTACGTATAAAACGGGTTAAAATAATGTCATTGCTATTGCTTTGCACAGACCAACCGGATCCAGTAGTCAGGCTCGCGTCCGCAGCCCTATCTCGCGACAGGAAACTCTCACACTAATCACAgcaagaaaattaaaatcggAAAACTCGGAACTCGAATGTATTGCCCTTCCCTTACTCTATCCATCGCCATTTTGAGTATACGAGCAACCGTAAACGATGTACCCTTGTCCCTTCTTCGTTGCCGGTTTGAATTGCTTCGGGAATACATATATGCACCTACAGCTCAAACATGAAAGGTGCGACCACATCACCTAGCAGGCACTCTCGAGCTCTACCACACTCGGCCCATTAACGGCCTGGAGCTGCTGTCGTTTGCGATACTCGTAGAACTCCTCCTTCATGGCCTGGACACGCGCGTCAATATTGTCGTACCGTGATTGGCCACGTTTTCTTCCTCCGCTCAGCGAGGAAACGACACCGGTCAGGCCGGTCGCACTCCACAGCAGATCGCTCGATGTGGACGGCAGTGTCATCAGATGGTGGAAGTCGTCCCGCATCATGCCGGTCGGTGTGGAAGCGGTAGGCGTGGGTGTCGACGGATCAAACTCATAGTGCCCATCGACGCTACCGACGTCGGCCGTATTATTGATGTTGGCCTTTTCCGACGCTATATTCAGGCGCGTGATCAGTTCCAGCCAGTGGGACATGGAATATGGCGGATTTTCGAAACGACCTCCCGCTATCGACAATGGCGCTGCATGGTGCAGGCtgggcggtggtggcggtggcctGTACGGCGGTAGGTAGCGCCATTCACGCAAAATGTTGTGATGCGATGGGGCGGCGATCGTTGCTGTGGACGTACCGCTCGGTTGGGTGTTATTGCTGGAGGTGTTTTTGCTGCCAAAACCACTCGAGCTCGAATAGCTCTGGGGTGAGTTCTCAAGCCCTACGCCACCGCTAAGCGACGTGGTGTTGAGGTTGAGGTTCAACATCGGCGACCGTAACTCCGGAATCGCGCGGCTTAAGTTTCGAGGCAAACTCCGAGGATAGTAACGGGAAAGAAACTTCGAGCGGCCGCTGTACGGGTGGGTGCCACCGACGGAACCACCTGCCGCACCGGAGTGATAGCCCCACGGTACGTTTTGATACAGATTTTGATGGTTCGTGTCCGGTAGGGATGAAGAAATCGGTTGACCGTTATAGTAGTACGGCAGATTGACGGACACGTCCGGTACCGGTATGAAGCCGTGCgctgaatgatgatgatggtgatgatggtgatgatgattagACGACATATGCTGCAGGCTTTGCAGTACCGGCAACTCGTGGTTGTAGTACCGATGCACCGAGTGCGCACTCTGGGGCGTTGGGAACGAACGCTCCGCCGAGCTGAGATGATGAACCGAGCTGAGATCGCTGAAGTACAGTGGCGACCAGGGCGAGTTGACCACCTGCGGGCTGGAGGTGGCTGGCGAGCTGGCCACCACTTTCGAAATTCTAGACGGCGTCGTGTAGATCGTTTGCGCCAGCATTGGCTGCAGCGTGCCACTGATCGACGATATCATGCCATTGCCGTCCGGCATCGTGTTGGTGTACAGGGAATGCTGTGGTTCGGCCAGCTGCGGTATCTGACCCCTTCCAGCGCCGACCACATCCCCGACACGGCTGCCAAACGCCGTCTCCATCTGCAGGCTTAGCTGACTCGGGTAGGATACGAGCGGCCGGCGCCAGGAAGCCCGGGTAAGCGAGGGCAGCCGTTTGGTGGCGAGAAAGCCACCATCGTCACTGCTGCTGTACTGCGATACGATGCTGTTGCGCAGCGACACGATACCGTCCACTAGATCCTGGGACAGCACAAACCGCCCGTCCGGTGAGCGATGAATTTGTCCCACGTTCAACGATTGGTCGCCGATAAATTTATTCGAATATATAGAATCACAGTTTTGACAACGTCCTGGTGGCCAAATCCAGTGTAATATAGCTATCAGTATGTTTAGGCCGGGAATTCGGCTcgcttttctttctccttgCATATATCTGTGGCGGCGAGAGTAAGATGAGTGTGCATTAATACATAAAGCCGGAGCGTCTTTACAATGATGTCGCTGGAAATGTGGTGCTAAAGTCTTATACAGTACGTAATGCTTTATTACCTTCGTATCTATCTTTATCGTGCGAAGCATGAATGCAGGTAAAAGAAACAACGAGAGGGTTTTGATATCATAATAGCAACAGCAACTCttcccatacacacactcttCTAACGTTCCCAAGAGTACTAATATCGTCAAAGTTTGCTACTCACCTTTTCAAGGGTATGGGTTGACTAAGTGCGTTCCTATCTGTTAGCCTCGCCGTTACCATGTTGAGTTCTGTAATCGGATAATTTCTGAACGATTAAAAAAGGTGGTAATATCGAGCCATTCTTAAAGTTTCCTTCCATCGGTCGCTCACCGCCCGGTGAACGCGACGAAGGAAACTGCAAGAAGTGGATTGCCCGTTTCAGTAAGAGAAAATGATTCCGGCACTCATCAAGGCGTATacccgtgcgtgtgtgtgtttttgttttgcttaatcGAATGGAGGTATGCTTGATTGTTTCACGTCAataattttttccaaaaaaggAGATGTGTTGAACATTTcgcgatttttgttttttcaataacaatcttttcaagcaaaacaattttgagCGACTCATTTTCTTCCTCACTAAGAAACTCGTGTATCACATTATTGCGCAGACCATATTGTAATGCATTGTTAGTAATGCTAGCTAAGTTAGTAAAGCTAATGCTAAGGAAAGGAGGTTAACATTTTTAGCGTCcagaaagtggcgatagtatACACCCTGACTACGGCACACAACGTACGCGGCACACGGCCATACTGacctttttcctgttttctaCGCTTACGCTTATTGCATATCTTCACGGCACAGATCGATAAGATGATGGCTACGATGAAGAACAGTATGCCGCCGACCACACCCGCCGTGATAGCTTTATGCTTTACCCGTGCCGGTACCGGGAACTTTATCTCCTCGCTCGTTTCGTAGCTTTTCAGCGAGTTCGCCAGCACCCGGAAGTAGTACGTACGGCCGCCGACTAGGTTCTTCACCAGGTAGGATGTTTCCTCCGGGCGAATCTGGCCCCGGTT
This Anopheles marshallii chromosome 3, idAnoMarsDA_429_01, whole genome shotgun sequence DNA region includes the following protein-coding sequences:
- the LOC128712375 gene encoding probable RNA methyltransferase CG11342, giving the protein MGETQLKHGNYHHYYRFRAEDTRSNILRQHLQTLWNGNKLQLKRDRVSLVQMADFGCNSGEFTAKVRDILEQVSGGVPVRAVGVDIDDELCHRASAAFPDIEFISGNLLNIACQEMPPNDDPIERYMVSASIDQFDVICCFSVLMYIHLNGGDEGLRRVLDYLCGKTKLLILELQSWSKYRDQVRRLKRGAEQSYPLYEGLQWRGNSGVLENHITNYVLSRGFEMVSESDEKTEFHRGLLFFQAK